Proteins encoded by one window of Flavobacteriales bacterium:
- a CDS encoding glycosyltransferase family 2 protein yields the protein MLKVSGFTFIRNAICYDYPVVEAISSILPVCDEVVVAVGKSEDDTLDLVRSIHPDKVRVVETTWDDSLRKGGAVLAVETNKALAAVAPDADWAFYIQADEVLHEQYVPGLKKVMETWKDDKRVEGLVFDYRHFYGSYDYIGDSRRWYRREVRVVRPAQGIYSFRDAQGFQKDGRPLKVKHADAVIHHYGWVRPPDKQQERQVAFHSLWHDDAWVDENVRVYDQFDYSGIDSLTRYEGTHPAVMLDRISRMNWQFSFDPSQKKLSMKSRILQWVFRLTGWRIGEYRNYRVI from the coding sequence ATGTTGAAAGTTTCCGGATTTACATTTATTCGCAATGCCATCTGCTATGATTATCCCGTGGTGGAGGCGATATCGTCCATTCTGCCCGTATGCGATGAGGTGGTCGTGGCGGTCGGGAAATCCGAAGATGATACCCTGGATCTCGTACGTTCCATTCATCCTGACAAGGTCCGTGTCGTAGAAACCACCTGGGACGATTCTCTCAGAAAAGGCGGTGCCGTACTCGCTGTGGAAACCAATAAAGCATTAGCAGCTGTAGCACCTGATGCTGACTGGGCCTTTTATATCCAGGCCGATGAGGTACTGCATGAACAGTATGTTCCCGGCCTTAAAAAGGTCATGGAAACCTGGAAGGATGATAAACGTGTGGAAGGTCTGGTGTTCGATTACCGCCACTTTTACGGTTCCTACGATTATATCGGAGATTCAAGGAGGTGGTACCGAAGAGAAGTGAGGGTGGTTCGTCCTGCACAGGGCATCTATTCTTTCCGGGATGCCCAGGGTTTTCAAAAAGATGGCAGACCTTTGAAGGTCAAACATGCCGATGCGGTGATACACCACTACGGATGGGTGCGTCCTCCGGATAAACAACAGGAACGGCAGGTTGCCTTTCATTCGCTGTGGCATGATGACGCATGGGTGGATGAGAATGTCAGGGTGTATGATCAATTTGACTACTCCGGGATCGATTCCCTGACGCGCTATGAAGGTACGCATCCGGCGGTGATGCTGGATAGGATATCCAGAATGAACTGGCAATTCTCTTTTGACCCCTCGCAGAAGAAACTATCAATGAAAAGCCGTATCCTGCAATGGGTGTTCCGTTTGACCGGTTGGCGCATTGGCGAATACCGCAACTATAGAGTCATCTGA